From Pseudobdellovibrio exovorus JSS, a single genomic window includes:
- a CDS encoding Mrp/NBP35 family ATP-binding protein: MASNPFDQQQAIPGVKKIIAVASGKGGVGKSTVSTNLALALREYGQVGLLDADIYGPSLPRMMGTLNQKPVLSEGNKITPVTRYNIKTMSIGYMVDENAAVVWRGPMLFKAMDQFFRDVQWGDLDYLVIDLPPGTGDVQLSLVQKVPVAAAVIVTTPQNISLIDAKKAIDMFERTGVRIAGIVENMAYMINPANNEKMQLFPKGELSSYLEAKQLNKIGEVPFNPSVSLGSEAGIPIVESNPDGAEALAFKDIAKKIHAL; this comes from the coding sequence ATGGCTTCTAATCCTTTTGACCAGCAACAGGCTATTCCCGGCGTAAAAAAAATCATTGCGGTCGCATCCGGCAAAGGTGGAGTTGGAAAAAGCACAGTTTCCACAAACCTCGCTTTGGCTTTACGTGAATATGGTCAGGTGGGCTTGCTTGATGCCGATATTTATGGCCCCAGCTTACCCCGTATGATGGGAACCCTAAACCAGAAGCCCGTTCTATCTGAAGGAAATAAAATCACTCCAGTTACTCGTTACAATATCAAAACGATGAGCATCGGTTACATGGTCGATGAAAATGCCGCTGTTGTTTGGCGTGGTCCTATGCTGTTCAAAGCCATGGATCAATTCTTCCGCGATGTCCAATGGGGCGATCTTGACTACCTAGTTATTGATCTTCCACCTGGAACTGGTGATGTGCAGTTATCACTTGTACAAAAAGTACCTGTCGCTGCAGCCGTTATCGTAACAACGCCGCAAAATATCTCATTGATTGATGCTAAAAAAGCGATTGATATGTTCGAAAGAACTGGCGTTCGCATTGCGGGTATCGTTGAGAACATGGCCTACATGATCAATCCTGCTAATAATGAAAAAATGCAGCTTTTCCCTAAAGGGGAACTGAGCTCTTACTTAGAAGCGAAACAGCTTAATAAAATCGGAGAAGTTCCTTTTAACCCTTCCGTTTCCTTAGGGTCTGAGGCTGGTATTCCAATTGTTGAAAGTAACCCAGATGGCGCTGAGGCCCTAGCTTTCAAAGATATCGCCAAAAAAATTCACGCTTTGTAA
- a CDS encoding glycine--tRNA ligase gives MAEAATNQVRHLKDLNTLVSLSKRRGFVFQSSEIYGGLGSCWDYGPLGSILKMNVKRAWWNAMTRRADIVGLDAAILMHPTVWKASGHVDGFSDPLVDCKDCKTRFRADNTESYLTKKQCPTCGSKNLSEERNFNLMFKTHMGPVEDSGSVVYLRPETAQGHFVNFQNCQQSSRYKIPFGIAAIGKSFRNEITPGNFIFRTREFEQMEMQYFVKPGTDEGYFNEWKERRLNFYLKYGLKKENLQFKDHDKLAHYARAAVDVEYKFPMGFSELEGIHNRSDYDLSQHAKFSGKNLEYFDEAKKEKYIPYVIETAVGCDRLILAFMCDAYREEVTVETDETGKTTEDVRIVMGFHPDIAPMKVCVLPLSKKEELTGVSMQIRDQLAEEFDVTYDETASIGKRYRRQDEIGTPFCVTVDFETAQDQSVTVRHRDKMTQDRVAISQLNEYIRNGLKNFSNK, from the coding sequence ATGGCAGAAGCAGCAACAAATCAGGTGCGCCACCTGAAAGATTTAAACACATTAGTTAGCCTTTCGAAAAGACGTGGCTTTGTTTTTCAAAGTTCAGAAATTTATGGTGGGCTTGGAAGTTGTTGGGATTATGGTCCATTAGGCTCAATCCTAAAAATGAATGTTAAACGCGCATGGTGGAATGCGATGACAAGAAGAGCCGACATTGTTGGATTAGATGCGGCTATCCTCATGCATCCCACTGTTTGGAAAGCTTCAGGTCACGTGGATGGTTTTTCAGACCCTCTAGTTGATTGTAAAGATTGTAAAACACGTTTCCGTGCAGATAACACAGAGTCTTATCTGACAAAGAAACAATGTCCTACCTGCGGTTCAAAAAATCTTTCAGAAGAAAGAAACTTCAACTTGATGTTTAAAACTCACATGGGACCTGTAGAAGATTCGGGTTCTGTTGTCTACTTAAGACCCGAGACAGCACAAGGCCACTTTGTGAATTTTCAAAACTGTCAGCAGAGTTCAAGATACAAAATTCCATTTGGTATCGCTGCAATCGGAAAATCTTTCCGTAACGAGATCACTCCGGGGAACTTTATTTTCCGTACGCGTGAGTTTGAACAGATGGAAATGCAATACTTTGTTAAGCCAGGTACAGATGAAGGGTATTTCAATGAATGGAAAGAACGCCGTTTGAATTTTTACCTGAAGTATGGTTTGAAAAAAGAAAATCTTCAATTCAAAGACCATGATAAGTTAGCGCACTATGCACGCGCAGCTGTGGATGTGGAATATAAATTTCCAATGGGCTTTTCTGAGCTTGAGGGGATTCATAACAGATCGGACTACGATCTATCACAACATGCGAAATTCTCTGGAAAAAATCTGGAGTATTTCGATGAAGCGAAAAAAGAAAAATATATTCCTTATGTTATCGAAACCGCTGTCGGCTGTGATCGTCTTATTTTGGCATTTATGTGTGATGCTTATCGTGAAGAAGTGACTGTCGAAACTGATGAAACTGGAAAAACAACAGAAGATGTTCGCATCGTGATGGGTTTCCATCCGGATATTGCACCGATGAAAGTTTGTGTTTTGCCACTTTCAAAAAAAGAAGAGTTAACGGGAGTCAGCATGCAAATTCGCGATCAGTTAGCTGAAGAATTTGATGTGACATACGATGAGACGGCATCAATCGGTAAACGCTACCGCCGCCAAGACGAGATCGGCACGCCGTTCTGTGTGACAGTGGACTTTGAAACAGCTCAAGATCAATCGGTGACAGTAAGACATCGCGATAAGATGACACAAGATCGAGTAGCGATAAGTCAGCTAAATGAATACATCCGTAATGGACTAAAAAATTTTTCGAATAAGTAA